The following are from one region of the Advenella mimigardefordensis DPN7 genome:
- the hpaE gene encoding 5-carboxymethyl-2-hydroxymuconate semialdehyde dehydrogenase, translating into MKIDHLINGRTIAGTDYFETINPATQDVLAQVASGDQTQVNAAVQAAKDAFPAWARLPATERAKLMRKLGDLITKYVPEIAQTETNDTGQTINQTGKQLVPRSADNFYYFAEMCTRVDGHTYPTPTHLNYTLFHPVGVCALISPWNVPFMTSTWKIAPCLAFGNTAVLKMSELSPLTASRLGELALEAGIPAGVLNIVHGYGKEAGEPLCSHPDVRAVSFTGSTATGNRIVQASGLKKFSMELGGKSPFVIFDDADLDRALDAAVFMIFSNNGERCTAGSRILVQQNIYADFVEKFVARAKRITVGDPLDENIIVGPMISPGHLNKVRSYIELGQKEGATLLCGGLDTPEVSDRVKKGNFVLPTVFADVDNRMKIAQDEIFGPVASLIPFKDEADAIRIANDIAYGLSSYVWTENIGKAHRVAAAIEAGMCFVNSQNVRDLRQPFGGSKASGVGREGGTWSYEVFLEPKNIAVSMGSHHIPHWGK; encoded by the coding sequence ATGAAAATCGATCACCTGATCAACGGCAGGACAATTGCCGGTACTGACTACTTTGAAACCATTAATCCGGCCACGCAGGACGTGCTTGCGCAAGTCGCTTCTGGTGACCAGACACAGGTCAATGCAGCCGTTCAGGCAGCCAAAGACGCTTTCCCGGCGTGGGCAAGACTGCCCGCGACAGAGCGCGCGAAACTCATGCGCAAGCTGGGCGACCTGATTACAAAATACGTACCGGAGATTGCCCAGACCGAAACCAATGACACGGGCCAAACCATCAATCAGACCGGTAAACAACTGGTGCCCCGCTCTGCCGACAACTTCTACTACTTCGCCGAAATGTGCACGCGCGTGGACGGCCACACTTATCCAACACCGACACATCTGAACTACACCTTGTTTCATCCGGTAGGCGTCTGCGCGCTAATCTCCCCATGGAATGTGCCCTTCATGACATCCACCTGGAAGATTGCCCCCTGTCTGGCATTTGGTAATACGGCAGTATTGAAGATGAGCGAATTGTCGCCACTGACGGCATCTCGCCTTGGGGAACTTGCCCTTGAAGCCGGCATTCCCGCAGGAGTACTCAATATTGTGCATGGCTACGGCAAAGAAGCGGGTGAACCACTGTGCAGTCACCCCGATGTACGAGCCGTGTCGTTCACTGGTTCCACAGCCACGGGGAACCGAATCGTGCAGGCATCGGGCCTGAAGAAATTCAGCATGGAGCTGGGGGGTAAAAGTCCTTTTGTTATTTTTGACGATGCCGATCTGGATCGTGCACTGGACGCTGCCGTATTCATGATCTTCTCCAATAACGGCGAACGCTGCACTGCTGGCAGCAGGATTCTGGTGCAACAAAACATCTACGCAGATTTTGTAGAGAAATTCGTCGCGCGCGCCAAACGCATCACGGTCGGTGACCCGCTGGACGAAAACATTATTGTCGGCCCGATGATCTCTCCAGGTCATCTGAATAAAGTGCGCAGCTATATTGAACTGGGCCAGAAAGAAGGCGCCACCCTGCTATGTGGTGGTTTGGATACGCCTGAAGTATCCGATCGTGTGAAAAAAGGCAACTTCGTGTTGCCCACTGTTTTCGCTGATGTGGACAATCGCATGAAAATTGCTCAGGACGAAATCTTTGGCCCTGTAGCCAGCCTGATTCCCTTCAAGGATGAAGCCGACGCCATCCGTATCGCCAATGACATCGCCTATGGCCTGTCCAGTTATGTATGGACCGAAAATATCGGTAAGGCGCATCGGGTGGCGGCAGCCATTGAAGCAGGGATGTGCTTCGTCAATAGTCAGAATGTGCGGGACCTGCGCCAGCCGTTTGGGGGGTCCAAAGCCTCCGGCGTGGGACGTGAAGGCGGTACCTGGAGCTACGAGGTATTTCTGGAGCCCAAAAATATTGCCGTATCAATGGGTTCACATCACATTCCTCATTGGGGCAAATAA
- a CDS encoding Bug family tripartite tricarboxylate transporter substrate binding protein, whose product MSRPFHIASALLVLTTTFASFGAAAQTYPNQPLRWVVGYPAGGGTDFLARTTGAQLSKQLSQPIVVDNRPGAGAIIASEFVARARADGYTILSADNGVLVYNSALYKKLNYEPQKDFALLGMMGRSPLVITTSPASGLTDATALMNELRKSPDKYSIATAGIGSPHHLALELFQRETGISMLHIPYKGGAQALQDLMGGQVPLMMLDLPSGIGAVKAGKVIPLLAMSGERIPQLPNVPTAKELGFANVEAYTWQGLAVPAATPTTVQEKLSAELQEAMRDPEVRQKLYDSGWEARPTNAQDMVSYVNSERKKWHALIKSRNISLD is encoded by the coding sequence ATGAGCCGTCCCTTCCACATTGCCAGCGCCCTCTTGGTGCTTACCACTACTTTCGCAAGCTTTGGTGCTGCCGCCCAAACGTATCCTAATCAACCCCTACGCTGGGTGGTGGGTTATCCTGCTGGCGGTGGCACCGACTTTCTCGCACGGACTACGGGTGCGCAACTATCTAAGCAGTTATCCCAACCTATTGTAGTCGACAACCGTCCAGGTGCGGGTGCCATCATCGCATCAGAATTCGTCGCACGGGCACGAGCAGATGGATACACCATTTTGTCTGCTGACAATGGCGTTCTGGTATACAACAGCGCGCTCTATAAGAAACTCAACTACGAACCACAAAAAGACTTTGCGCTGCTGGGCATGATGGGCCGCTCTCCGCTGGTCATTACCACGTCCCCCGCCTCGGGGCTGACTGACGCCACCGCACTGATGAACGAGCTGCGCAAGTCGCCGGACAAATATAGTATTGCCACAGCTGGCATAGGTAGTCCACACCATCTGGCGCTGGAACTGTTTCAGCGCGAAACCGGTATCTCGATGCTGCACATACCCTACAAAGGTGGTGCTCAGGCACTGCAAGACCTGATGGGTGGGCAAGTACCACTGATGATGCTGGACCTGCCTAGCGGTATCGGCGCAGTCAAGGCCGGCAAAGTCATACCGTTGCTGGCCATGTCGGGCGAACGTATTCCTCAGTTGCCTAACGTTCCGACCGCCAAAGAACTGGGCTTCGCCAATGTTGAGGCCTATACCTGGCAGGGACTGGCCGTACCTGCCGCCACACCAACAACAGTGCAGGAAAAGCTGAGCGCAGAATTACAGGAAGCGATGCGGGACCCCGAGGTGCGCCAAAAACTTTATGACTCGGGTTGGGAAGCCCGCCCCACCAACGCCCAGGACATGGTCTCGTACGTTAATAGCGAACGAAAAAAATGGCACGCATTGATTAAAAGCCGAAATATCAGCCTGGATTGA
- a CDS encoding fumarylacetoacetate hydrolase family protein: protein MKHGRILFEGKTVTVTEGDSGSVRLQDGRQLAATEVQWLPPVAFGTIIALGLNYADHVKELSKELTVTTKDAPLVFLKGPNSLVGHRGQTPRPSDATFMHYECELAVVIGREAKRIKAADAMDYVLGYTVSNDYAIRDYLENFYRPNLRVKNRDACTVIGPWLVDAADVPDPHALGLRTRVNGQVTQSGSTSDMIHRVPELIEYLSGFMTLQPGDVILTGTPDGVVNVNIGDVVETEIDSIGTLINTLVEA from the coding sequence ATGAAACACGGACGCATTCTCTTTGAAGGGAAAACCGTCACTGTCACTGAGGGAGATAGCGGATCAGTTCGACTGCAGGATGGACGTCAATTGGCTGCAACAGAAGTGCAGTGGCTGCCTCCGGTAGCCTTCGGCACCATTATCGCACTTGGCCTGAACTATGCGGATCACGTTAAGGAACTATCAAAGGAACTGACCGTCACCACTAAAGACGCACCCTTGGTTTTCCTTAAAGGCCCTAACTCTCTGGTCGGCCATCGCGGACAAACGCCCCGCCCTAGTGACGCGACCTTCATGCACTATGAATGCGAGCTGGCAGTCGTTATCGGGCGCGAGGCAAAGCGGATCAAGGCAGCGGATGCCATGGATTATGTGTTGGGCTATACAGTTAGCAACGACTATGCCATCCGTGATTATCTGGAAAACTTCTACCGCCCGAACCTTCGAGTAAAGAACCGGGACGCCTGCACCGTAATTGGTCCCTGGCTGGTCGACGCCGCCGATGTGCCTGATCCTCACGCATTGGGATTACGTACGCGAGTTAACGGCCAGGTTACGCAAAGCGGCAGCACCAGCGACATGATTCACCGAGTTCCAGAACTGATCGAGTACCTGAGTGGCTTTATGACACTACAGCCCGGCGACGTCATCCTGACCGGTACGCCAGACGGTGTGGTCAACGTGAATATTGGCGATGTTGTTGAAACCGAGATCGACAGCATAGGCACTCTCATTAACACTCTGGTTGAAGCCTGA
- a CDS encoding fumarylacetoacetate hydrolase family protein, with product MQAQYSFLSKDLRLGTVYGTLLNDRATIERLASQFDSPPYRAAPKAPVLYIKPRNTFAGDGSVVSIPSDPALVRVDATLGLVIGRNATRVSVSEAMTFVAGFIIVSDLTLPHENYYRPAIVQRNRDGFCPMSRMFALTEGFSPDQASLSVSVNDQPVYERSFATLIRPAAQLIVDVTEFMTLTAGDVLLLGPGEGSPNARPGDRITITVPNLGQLNHSVAEEVLA from the coding sequence ATGCAAGCACAATACTCATTTCTTAGTAAAGATTTGCGTTTAGGCACCGTATACGGCACGTTGCTCAACGATCGCGCCACCATCGAACGCCTGGCGTCACAATTTGACAGTCCGCCGTACAGGGCGGCTCCAAAGGCGCCTGTACTGTACATCAAGCCGCGTAATACCTTTGCTGGCGACGGAAGCGTTGTGTCCATCCCCAGCGATCCGGCTCTGGTTCGCGTCGATGCAACTCTCGGCCTGGTGATCGGCCGTAACGCCACACGCGTATCGGTCAGTGAGGCTATGACTTTTGTCGCAGGCTTTATTATCGTCAGCGATCTGACACTTCCTCATGAGAATTATTATCGCCCTGCGATCGTACAACGCAACCGTGACGGCTTCTGCCCGATGAGTCGCATGTTTGCCTTGACCGAGGGATTTTCTCCGGACCAGGCTAGCCTGTCAGTCAGTGTTAATGATCAGCCTGTTTACGAGCGAAGCTTCGCTACGCTGATACGCCCAGCAGCGCAACTTATTGTCGATGTGACCGAATTCATGACGCTCACTGCCGGCGACGTCCTGCTGCTGGGTCCGGGAGAAGGATCGCCCAATGCCCGTCCGGGAGACCGAATCACTATCACCGTGCCCAACCTGGGCCAATTGAATCACAGCGTGGCAGAGGAGGTGCTGGCATGA
- a CDS encoding Bug family tripartite tricarboxylate transporter substrate binding protein: protein MYKTGTTFWMRWAIAITTLNITPAHAEEPNLPETIKLIVGYPPGGSVDIVARLLAQPLSKTLGKNVIIENRPGAGGRIAAGTTKHASTDGSVVMIAPNALTTIQTLVYDGKLTYDITKDFTPVSRLASYPFALSVNAKSDIKNVADLNQWLQNHPEQSNYGSSSAGGMAHFSGLLYGKAANVNWTHVAFNGGSPLINGILGDHIVAGIDTLIDHHEQFKAGNLRILGLFSQQRYALAPEIPTLEEQGVKGLNVEGWYGAYVPAATDPAVVHKLDEALGKTMTDAEFVKKLNQLVIQPAYLSSPDFKKLQDQELKSWAPTIQESGFKP, encoded by the coding sequence ATGTACAAAACAGGCACAACTTTTTGGATGCGCTGGGCAATCGCCATCACAACGCTGAACATAACTCCGGCCCATGCCGAAGAACCGAATTTACCCGAAACTATTAAATTGATTGTCGGATATCCGCCGGGCGGTAGCGTGGATATCGTTGCCCGTTTGCTTGCCCAGCCTCTATCAAAAACTCTGGGTAAAAATGTCATCATTGAAAACCGGCCAGGTGCGGGAGGTCGAATTGCAGCCGGAACAACCAAACATGCTTCGACCGACGGGAGCGTGGTGATGATTGCACCAAACGCACTCACGACTATTCAGACATTAGTGTATGACGGCAAACTCACATATGACATTACCAAAGATTTCACTCCGGTATCGCGGCTCGCATCTTATCCGTTTGCCCTGTCGGTCAACGCAAAATCGGACATAAAAAATGTAGCTGACCTGAATCAATGGCTGCAAAATCATCCTGAACAATCGAATTATGGCTCGTCTTCCGCTGGCGGAATGGCTCATTTTTCAGGATTACTCTACGGTAAAGCAGCAAACGTAAACTGGACTCACGTCGCCTTCAATGGCGGATCACCCTTGATAAATGGTATTTTGGGTGACCATATCGTCGCAGGCATCGACACACTAATAGATCACCATGAGCAATTCAAAGCCGGCAATCTAAGAATTCTGGGACTTTTTAGTCAACAACGCTACGCACTTGCTCCGGAAATTCCAACGTTGGAAGAACAGGGGGTCAAAGGTTTAAATGTAGAAGGCTGGTATGGCGCCTACGTACCCGCCGCAACGGATCCTGCTGTCGTGCACAAACTCGATGAAGCCTTGGGCAAAACGATGACAGACGCCGAATTTGTAAAGAAATTAAATCAATTGGTTATCCAACCTGCCTATCTCTCAAGCCCGGATTTCAAAAAACTCCAGGACCAGGAACTTAAATCATGGGCGCCGACGATCCAGGAGTCCGGCTTCAAACCCTGA
- a CDS encoding LysR family transcriptional regulator, whose amino-acid sequence MEITLQLTPIHMMTLQQLNDLLAVVSNGGYRAAARALNVSQAGLTKSLSRLEEEYGVSLLQRTAKGIVLTPEGEIFVDHARAILMETNRAEEWLHSLKNPIPVQVKLGVSIDPSLRLAPVVLKDFRAAFPDATIHLTRRAASELVAAIRDNRLDIAVTRIPDNLDSRDLRVDVLYKSSAVIVARKGHPLQYATSIHELAHCEWVVVGDPARSAQLDESVQELFLGQRLGRPRIAAVSDSLFGAMSMLLESDCVARLPVALLNHPLAAHSLSAINVKEQLQFHYEMGIIYKAGRRLSKEAVQLVSMLKSFSRLLQLS is encoded by the coding sequence ATGGAAATCACCCTGCAACTAACTCCAATCCACATGATGACATTACAACAATTAAATGATCTTCTTGCCGTGGTTTCCAACGGCGGTTACCGCGCGGCCGCTCGCGCGCTGAATGTCTCACAGGCTGGCCTCACCAAAAGCCTGTCAAGATTGGAAGAAGAGTATGGCGTTTCACTATTGCAACGAACCGCGAAGGGAATTGTGTTAACGCCGGAAGGGGAAATATTCGTGGATCATGCAAGAGCGATTCTCATGGAAACAAATCGTGCAGAGGAATGGCTGCATAGTTTGAAAAATCCAATACCGGTTCAGGTCAAGCTGGGGGTTTCCATCGACCCATCGTTGCGTCTGGCACCTGTAGTGCTTAAAGATTTCAGGGCTGCATTTCCGGACGCGACAATCCACCTGACCCGACGGGCCGCGTCCGAACTGGTCGCTGCAATTCGGGATAATCGCCTGGACATAGCAGTAACACGCATTCCGGACAACCTGGATTCGCGCGACTTGCGCGTTGATGTACTTTATAAATCATCGGCAGTCATCGTCGCCAGAAAAGGCCATCCATTGCAATACGCGACTTCCATACACGAGCTCGCGCACTGTGAATGGGTCGTCGTTGGTGACCCTGCCAGATCAGCCCAACTCGATGAAAGCGTGCAGGAACTCTTTCTGGGGCAACGTCTTGGAAGGCCACGAATTGCGGCAGTCTCGGATTCTTTGTTCGGTGCTATGTCCATGCTTCTTGAATCTGATTGCGTTGCAAGATTACCAGTTGCATTGCTGAATCATCCTTTGGCGGCTCACTCATTAAGTGCTATTAATGTGAAAGAGCAGCTGCAATTTCACTATGAAATGGGCATTATTTACAAAGCAGGACGAAGGCTCAGCAAGGAAGCAGTACAACTGGTTTCCATGCTCAAGTCGTTTTCGCGCCTCCTGCAACTATCCTGA
- the hisC gene encoding histidinol-phosphate transaminase has product MKNPTDTITYPAHIAPLNPYIPGVPIADLARRKKIDPGKIAKLASNENPLGPSPAALQALAAKNIDFSRYPDNNCTELVSALALFHDVPEEWIVIGAGSESVIANTVATVLAEGRKTAYSQFSFQAYINAAQKVGAQHIVVPSPEFVVDLDALYSVVDQDPSLIYIANPGNPTGTCLNPGDLMDFMSKIPKHIVVLLDEAYFEFLPDSFRPDSIVWVRLFPNLIITRTFSKAYGLAGLRIGYGIAQQGLADMLRRVRPPFTVSESAQIAAIAALQDTTFLENTLRINQESKSLLTDGLRARGYRYLESETNFLLVNVGDGVAWTRAMEKHGLIVRPVNSYGLPAWVRISLGMPDEMRRLFDAMDTFTPNSVEDVSL; this is encoded by the coding sequence ATGAAAAATCCTACCGATACTATCACTTATCCCGCACATATTGCGCCCCTCAATCCTTACATCCCCGGTGTGCCGATTGCAGATCTGGCTCGCCGCAAAAAAATAGATCCTGGAAAAATTGCAAAGCTGGCTTCCAATGAGAATCCGCTAGGCCCCAGCCCGGCTGCACTGCAGGCACTGGCTGCAAAAAACATTGATTTTTCCCGATATCCGGATAACAACTGCACCGAACTGGTTAGCGCTCTGGCATTATTTCATGACGTGCCTGAAGAATGGATTGTGATCGGAGCCGGATCTGAGAGCGTGATTGCCAATACGGTTGCAACAGTACTTGCAGAGGGTCGCAAGACCGCTTATTCACAATTTTCATTTCAGGCATATATCAACGCCGCGCAAAAGGTGGGGGCGCAACATATTGTGGTTCCTTCACCTGAGTTCGTTGTGGATCTTGATGCTCTATATAGCGTAGTAGATCAGGATCCCTCACTTATTTATATTGCCAATCCCGGCAATCCGACGGGTACATGCTTGAATCCGGGTGACCTGATGGACTTCATGAGCAAAATACCCAAACATATTGTGGTGTTGCTGGACGAAGCCTATTTCGAATTTTTGCCGGATTCATTTCGACCCGACTCCATTGTCTGGGTAAGACTCTTTCCCAATCTGATCATTACCAGAACCTTCTCCAAAGCATATGGATTAGCCGGTTTGCGCATAGGCTATGGCATTGCTCAGCAAGGCTTAGCCGATATGTTGAGGCGAGTCCGTCCGCCATTTACGGTTTCGGAATCGGCTCAGATCGCTGCGATCGCAGCGTTGCAGGATACGACATTTCTTGAAAACACGCTGAGGATCAATCAGGAGAGCAAGAGTCTGCTTACCGACGGTTTGCGTGCCAGAGGGTATAGATACCTGGAGTCTGAAACGAATTTTTTGCTGGTTAACGTAGGCGACGGTGTGGCCTGGACACGTGCAATGGAAAAGCACGGGCTGATCGTACGTCCTGTTAATTCATATGGATTACCGGCATGGGTACGAATCAGTCTTGGTATGCCGGATGAAATGCGAAGACTGTTTGATGCTATGGATACATTTACACCGAACTCCGTAGAGGACGTTTCCCTTTAA
- a CDS encoding thiamine pyrophosphate-dependent enzyme, which produces MNETQTITGGQALVSNLINKQVEDLFMIPGIQLDWAVDALRQRSDAVRLYIPRHEQTTTYMADGYYRATGKVGAAMVVPGPGALNAGAGLATAYASNSKVLFITGQIHSSGIGKGCGLLHEIKDQTGFVRGLTKWNHLVSSAQDIAPSVDQAFHQLQSGRPRPVGLEIPHDFLSERLSGQFESDTAPLPLQSTCLEESFVSELDQAAQLIDQARFPVIYVGGGIISSNATEELAVLANKIHAPVVMSDNGRGALSDRHPLAMNALAGRAVFQHADVVLVIGSRFVDALTPTLSWPAGRIRFIHINIDADDLGSPRTPEIAIAADAALVLPILCERVTSRMVISAEKAQDVKAWAQRQIDQIEPQASYIRALRQAIPEDGIFVNELTQVGYLARIAYPVYESRSYIGPGYQGTLGYGFPVALGAAVGAKGRRVVSITGDGGFGWNLQELATAQRYKLPITLIVFNDGHYGNVRAIQKREFGAEVAVDLANPDFGLLARAFGVAFESVDTPEALSGAVRQANSHDGPVMIEVKIGVVPSPWHLLRLQPMKGMTGPAAPVNPLGEVV; this is translated from the coding sequence ATGAACGAGACACAAACTATCACCGGCGGGCAAGCGCTGGTATCCAATCTGATCAACAAGCAAGTTGAAGACCTGTTTATGATCCCAGGCATTCAGCTGGACTGGGCGGTTGATGCCCTCAGACAACGCAGTGATGCTGTACGCCTCTATATTCCCCGGCACGAACAGACTACCACCTACATGGCAGACGGCTACTACCGGGCAACTGGAAAAGTTGGTGCTGCGATGGTGGTTCCCGGCCCTGGTGCGCTGAATGCCGGTGCAGGTTTGGCAACCGCTTACGCCTCAAATTCCAAAGTCCTGTTCATTACGGGGCAAATACATTCTTCGGGTATCGGCAAGGGCTGCGGTCTTCTGCATGAGATCAAGGATCAGACTGGCTTCGTGCGTGGCCTGACCAAATGGAATCATTTAGTCTCTTCGGCACAAGACATTGCACCGTCAGTTGATCAGGCATTTCATCAATTGCAATCTGGTCGCCCACGCCCCGTAGGGCTTGAAATTCCACATGATTTCCTGAGCGAGCGATTATCCGGGCAATTCGAATCGGATACCGCGCCGTTGCCATTGCAGTCAACGTGCCTGGAAGAGAGTTTCGTATCCGAGCTGGATCAGGCCGCACAACTGATAGATCAGGCACGTTTTCCGGTGATCTATGTTGGAGGAGGTATCATTTCCAGTAATGCGACTGAAGAATTAGCAGTGTTGGCCAATAAAATTCATGCACCGGTAGTCATGAGTGATAATGGCCGGGGAGCATTGAGTGACAGACATCCACTGGCGATGAATGCCTTAGCAGGCCGCGCTGTCTTCCAACATGCAGATGTGGTTCTGGTTATTGGTAGCCGGTTTGTTGACGCCTTGACGCCTACCTTATCCTGGCCAGCAGGACGTATTCGCTTTATCCATATCAATATTGATGCCGACGATCTTGGATCGCCCCGTACGCCTGAGATTGCCATTGCCGCTGATGCTGCACTGGTGTTACCGATATTGTGTGAGCGTGTTACGTCTCGCATGGTGATCTCAGCCGAGAAAGCGCAGGATGTGAAAGCCTGGGCGCAAAGGCAGATCGATCAGATTGAACCACAAGCGTCATATATAAGAGCCTTGAGACAAGCCATTCCAGAAGACGGTATTTTTGTGAATGAGTTGACGCAGGTTGGATATTTGGCCCGTATCGCATATCCGGTCTACGAATCCCGCAGTTATATCGGTCCAGGATATCAAGGAACCCTGGGCTACGGTTTTCCCGTAGCTCTGGGCGCTGCTGTGGGAGCCAAAGGTCGTCGCGTAGTGTCCATTACCGGAGATGGCGGCTTCGGCTGGAATCTGCAGGAGCTTGCTACGGCACAGCGATACAAGTTGCCAATTACATTGATCGTATTCAATGACGGCCATTATGGAAATGTACGAGCCATTCAGAAGCGGGAGTTCGGCGCCGAGGTCGCTGTCGATTTGGCCAATCCCGATTTCGGTCTGCTTGCCAGAGCATTTGGTGTTGCATTCGAATCTGTCGATACACCCGAAGCGTTGAGTGGCGCGGTAAGGCAGGCTAATTCACATGATGGGCCTGTCATGATCGAAGTTAAAATCGGCGTCGTACCCAGCCCCTGGCATCTGCTGCGGTTGCAACCAATGAAAGGCATGACGGGTCCTGCAGCACCGGTAAATCCCTTGGGTGAGGTGGTCTGA
- a CDS encoding aldehyde dehydrogenase family protein, whose product MYLYSKFYSDGEFKSATGAIHLDVVNPSTGQKIADVATCSSIDVEQAVQSARRGFEVWSKSSVAERRRVLYELRDQITAAADRAVLLLAQEMGCPVWLGKNMQLPMALKGLELAAEGLDQIKWQEKIGNGIVEKVPCGVVVAITPWNFPFHQIVAKVAAAIAAGCAVVLKPSEVAPGAAQVFMEAVNAAGIPAGVVNLVWGGPAVGEQLVTHPLVDRISFTGSTQVGRRIMASAAEGIKPVTLELGGKSAAILLDDADIEKSVASVTRLSLANSGQACVSQSRLIAPRHRVTDIIDHWRACASQWPLGNPTDETTRLGPVATSMQHARVLGMIEFAQNRGAALVAGGIDRPVSLNQGFYVQPTLLANVSQDMEIAQEEIFGPVLAIMPYDTEDQAIDIANSTRYGLSGAVWSRDAEHALAVARRMKTGQVVINGATQNLATPFGGCGWSGFGRENGRFGIEEMLNYRSLHSA is encoded by the coding sequence ATGTACTTATACAGCAAATTCTATTCTGATGGCGAATTTAAATCCGCTACCGGTGCGATACATTTAGATGTTGTCAATCCATCCACGGGCCAGAAAATAGCAGATGTCGCGACATGCTCGTCTATTGATGTTGAGCAGGCAGTGCAAAGCGCCCGTAGAGGCTTCGAAGTATGGTCCAAATCCAGTGTTGCTGAGCGCAGACGGGTCCTGTATGAGCTGCGAGACCAGATCACTGCAGCAGCTGACCGAGCCGTATTGTTGCTTGCCCAGGAAATGGGATGCCCGGTATGGCTCGGGAAGAATATGCAGTTGCCCATGGCGCTGAAGGGATTGGAACTCGCTGCTGAGGGATTGGATCAAATAAAGTGGCAAGAAAAAATCGGAAATGGCATCGTCGAAAAAGTTCCCTGCGGTGTCGTCGTTGCTATAACGCCCTGGAATTTTCCATTCCATCAGATTGTGGCTAAAGTAGCTGCGGCTATCGCAGCAGGTTGCGCAGTCGTCTTGAAGCCAAGCGAAGTCGCGCCGGGAGCGGCACAGGTTTTCATGGAAGCGGTAAATGCGGCTGGTATTCCGGCTGGCGTAGTCAATCTCGTGTGGGGCGGCCCGGCAGTAGGCGAGCAACTGGTGACCCATCCACTTGTCGATCGCATCAGTTTTACTGGCTCCACGCAAGTGGGCAGGCGTATTATGGCGAGCGCCGCAGAGGGCATCAAACCCGTCACGCTGGAACTTGGTGGCAAATCGGCTGCTATCCTTCTTGATGACGCAGATATAGAGAAATCTGTTGCGTCGGTCACGCGGTTGTCTCTCGCTAATTCCGGGCAAGCCTGCGTGAGCCAATCCAGACTGATTGCTCCACGACACCGAGTGACCGACATTATAGACCATTGGCGCGCTTGTGCTTCCCAATGGCCTTTAGGTAATCCGACGGACGAGACCACTCGTTTAGGGCCTGTTGCAACGTCGATGCAGCATGCGCGCGTGCTTGGCATGATTGAGTTTGCTCAAAATCGGGGAGCGGCTTTGGTCGCCGGTGGAATCGACAGGCCCGTGTCACTCAATCAAGGTTTTTACGTACAGCCAACACTTCTAGCCAATGTATCGCAGGATATGGAGATTGCCCAGGAAGAAATTTTTGGGCCGGTTCTGGCGATAATGCCTTACGACACTGAAGATCAGGCCATTGATATTGCAAACTCGACGCGATATGGCTTATCCGGGGCAGTATGGTCGCGTGACGCCGAGCATGCATTGGCGGTTGCCCGACGCATGAAAACCGGACAGGTTGTGATCAACGGGGCTACTCAAAATCTGGCAACACCATTCGGTGGTTGCGGTTGGTCCGGTTTTGGCCGGGAGAATGGACGTTTTGGTATAGAGGAGATGTTGAACTATCGATCCTTGCATTCTGCCTGA